A genomic stretch from Frigoribacterium sp. PvP032 includes:
- a CDS encoding flagellar hook protein FlgE, translating to MLRSLYSGISGLRSHQTMLDVTGNNIANVNTAGFKSSTTQFQDTLSQMTQGAGGPQTGIGGTNPAQVGLGVQVAGISTNFAQGSAQATGKATDLMISGDGFFVTRLGNDTVYTRAGAFDFDADGRLVSADGKIVQGYSATNGVVNDGGAVGDIMLPLNGAAPATATTGANVAGNLPSETAVGETLTRDSKVYDAFGTERTLTLSFTRTAGGWNVTGTDGVGAPGSTALTFTDGAQNGAGSLTVGGIAVDLSKITGFAALNTVAVTDQNGREAGTLKGFSLSKDGTLVGQFSNGESLAVGRIALATFANPGGLEKSGSSGYRATANSGNAALGVPGSPGVGSLSSGTLEMSNVDLSQEFTNLIVAQRGFQANARIITTSDEVLQELTNLKR from the coding sequence ATGCTCCGCTCCCTCTACTCCGGCATCTCCGGTCTCCGGTCGCACCAGACCATGCTCGACGTCACCGGCAACAACATCGCCAACGTCAACACCGCCGGCTTCAAGTCGTCGACCACGCAGTTCCAGGACACCCTGTCGCAGATGACCCAGGGCGCCGGAGGCCCGCAGACCGGCATCGGCGGCACGAACCCCGCGCAGGTCGGCCTCGGCGTGCAGGTCGCGGGCATCTCGACGAACTTCGCCCAGGGCTCGGCGCAGGCGACCGGCAAGGCGACCGACCTGATGATCTCGGGCGACGGCTTCTTCGTGACGCGCCTCGGCAACGACACCGTCTACACGCGTGCGGGCGCGTTCGACTTCGACGCCGACGGCCGCCTCGTCTCGGCCGACGGCAAGATCGTGCAGGGCTACTCCGCCACGAACGGCGTCGTCAACGACGGAGGCGCGGTGGGCGACATCATGCTGCCCCTGAACGGCGCGGCACCGGCCACCGCCACGACCGGGGCGAACGTCGCCGGCAACCTGCCGTCCGAGACCGCGGTCGGCGAGACCCTGACGCGCGACTCGAAGGTCTACGACGCGTTCGGCACCGAGCGCACGCTGACGCTGTCGTTCACGCGCACCGCGGGCGGCTGGAACGTCACCGGCACCGACGGCGTCGGGGCTCCCGGCAGCACCGCCCTCACCTTCACCGACGGTGCCCAGAACGGCGCCGGCTCGCTGACCGTCGGCGGCATCGCCGTCGACCTGTCGAAGATCACCGGCTTCGCGGCGCTGAACACCGTCGCCGTCACCGACCAGAACGGTCGCGAGGCCGGCACGCTCAAGGGCTTCAGCCTCTCGAAGGACGGCACCCTCGTCGGGCAGTTCAGCAACGGCGAGTCGCTCGCCGTCGGCCGGATCGCGCTGGCGACCTTCGCCAACCCGGGCGGCCTCGAGAAGTCCGGCTCGTCGGGCTACCGCGCCACGGCGAACTCGGGCAACGCGGCGCTCGGCGTCCCCGGCTCGCCCGGAGTCGGCTCGCTCTCGAGCGGCACGCTCGAGATGAGCAACGTCGACCTCTCGCAGGAGTTCACGAACCTCATCGTCGCCCAGCGCGGCTTCCAGGCGAACGCCCGCATCATCACCACCTCGGACGAGGTCCTCCAGGAGCTCACCAACCTGAAGCGCTAG